One region of Wolbachia endosymbiont of Drosophila innubila genomic DNA includes:
- the metK gene encoding methionine adenosyltransferase — protein MNLYKNLVTSESVAAGHPDKVADQISDAILDEYLFTDPFARAAIETLVTKDNVIIAGEVFRPNIKNSRIESIVRNTIKDIGYKHDGFHWRKVKVNILLHEQSNDIAIGLDQGAGDQGIMYGYATTETENLMPAPIFYAHSILKNIMSAVKEAKLGPDAKSQITLAYENNLPVRAESIIVSIQHPEDLDQSKVKEIIYPYIVSSLPEGWMCPEENLLVNPTGRFVIGGPVSDCGLTGRKIMVDTYGGYIPHGGGAFSGKDATKVDRSAAYMARYLAKNIVFAGLAERCLVQLSYAIGVSKPTSFYIDTFGANKVEERVIKKFIENNIDLSTKGIIKHLSLNHPIYKRTACYGHFGKESESDGGFSWESINLSADLRREFNIEGNSKISLDC, from the coding sequence ATGAATTTATATAAAAATTTAGTAACCAGTGAATCAGTGGCGGCTGGTCATCCAGATAAAGTAGCAGATCAAATTTCAGATGCAATACTTGATGAGTACCTTTTTACTGATCCTTTTGCGCGAGCTGCAATAGAGACTTTAGTCACCAAAGATAACGTTATTATAGCTGGGGAAGTGTTTAGGCCTAACATCAAAAATAGCAGGATTGAAAGTATTGTACGGAATACAATAAAAGATATTGGTTACAAGCACGATGGGTTCCACTGGAGAAAAGTGAAAGTAAATATATTGCTGCATGAGCAATCAAATGACATTGCAATAGGGTTGGATCAAGGTGCTGGAGATCAGGGCATAATGTATGGCTATGCAACAACAGAGACAGAAAACCTTATGCCGGCACCCATTTTTTATGCACACTCGATTCTGAAAAATATCATGAGCGCAGTTAAAGAAGCAAAACTTGGTCCAGATGCAAAGTCACAAATCACTTTGGCATATGAGAATAACCTCCCGGTACGTGCTGAAAGTATTATTGTCTCAATACAGCACCCTGAGGATTTGGATCAATCAAAAGTAAAAGAAATAATTTACCCTTACATAGTTTCATCTTTACCTGAAGGATGGATGTGTCCTGAGGAAAATCTCTTAGTCAATCCAACTGGTAGATTTGTTATTGGTGGACCGGTTAGTGATTGTGGATTAACCGGACGAAAAATTATGGTTGATACTTATGGAGGTTATATTCCACACGGTGGAGGAGCGTTTTCCGGAAAAGATGCAACCAAAGTTGATAGATCTGCGGCTTATATGGCAAGATATCTTGCTAAAAATATTGTCTTTGCAGGTTTGGCTGAACGTTGTCTTGTGCAGCTTTCTTATGCAATTGGTGTATCAAAACCTACTTCATTCTATATTGATACATTTGGTGCGAATAAGGTAGAGGAAAGAGTAATTAAAAAGTTTATCGAGAATAATATAGATTTATCAACAAAAGGCATAATCAAGCATTTATCGCTTAATCATCCTATATATAAACGTACAGCCTGTTATGGACATTTTGGTAAAGAGTCAGAAAGTGACGGTGGATTTTCTTGGGAAAGCATAAACTTGTCTGCTGATCTTCGTAGAGAATTCAATATAGAAGGTAATAGTAAAATTTCTTTAGATTGCTAA
- a CDS encoding TenA family protein has product MINNTLDYEKFKFYLQQDFLYCIDCARAFLIVAARVDDIEMMSSLINLAQGAFYVREQYKKYFEDCDLSDDHKKSRACSAFTDFFMSAAYHNSVNEALVASYSCFNIYQIVIRHMVNEITTKGVKNNKYKEWINIYSSETVNAVIDEVTDITNKLYKKASDCEKKRMYEFFKKGLELEIMFWDEAYYSNISSKEY; this is encoded by the coding sequence TTGATAAATAATACATTAGATTATGAAAAATTCAAATTCTACCTTCAGCAGGATTTTCTGTATTGTATAGATTGCGCTCGTGCTTTTTTAATTGTTGCAGCTAGAGTTGATGATATTGAAATGATGAGTAGTTTAATCAATTTGGCACAAGGAGCATTTTATGTTCGAGAACAGTATAAAAAATATTTTGAAGATTGTGATCTATCTGATGATCACAAAAAGTCAAGAGCTTGTTCTGCCTTTACTGACTTTTTCATGAGTGCCGCATATCACAATTCTGTTAATGAAGCTTTAGTAGCATCTTATTCTTGCTTTAACATATACCAAATCGTTATACGCCATATGGTAAATGAGATAACAACTAAAGGGGTTAAAAATAACAAATACAAAGAGTGGATCAACATTTATAGTAGCGAAACAGTAAATGCTGTAATTGATGAGGTTACTGATATTACAAATAAGCTATATAAAAAAGCTAGTGACTGTGAAAAAAAGAGGATGTATGAGTTTTTTAAGAAAGGGCTGGAATTAGAAATAATGTTTTGGGATGAGGCATATTACTCTAATATATCTAGCAAAGAATATTAG
- a CDS encoding TenA family protein: MFSGIIRSCYGSNLLKDIIEHPFNVELANNTLNIENFKFYAQQKTLFLGDYIRTTLITASKMEDYSSIISLAEVAQRVVTVNRMLYDYYFTMYGISREKKSLECFNFTNFLLSISHSNTYEAMTVLYSCMFIYETVVDSMKNRFKKNNRYRDWFNFCYSDSVKSGCIILENIVDGYCSRARENEKSRMLELFRITAQFVLDFLNGAYNFSRFNQFPKEH; the protein is encoded by the coding sequence GTGTTCAGTGGCATAATTAGGAGCTGTTACGGGTCAAATCTTTTAAAGGATATAATTGAGCATCCTTTTAATGTTGAGTTAGCGAATAACACCCTAAATATAGAGAACTTCAAATTCTATGCTCAACAAAAGACGTTGTTCTTAGGTGATTATATTCGTACCACCTTAATTACTGCATCCAAAATGGAAGATTATAGTAGTATTATCTCGCTTGCTGAAGTAGCCCAAAGAGTAGTGACTGTTAATAGAATGCTATATGACTACTACTTTACTATGTACGGTATAAGTCGCGAAAAGAAATCTCTTGAGTGTTTTAATTTCACTAATTTTCTTTTATCCATCTCGCATAGTAATACCTATGAGGCTATGACGGTTTTGTATTCTTGCATGTTTATATACGAGACTGTCGTTGATAGCATGAAAAATAGATTCAAGAAAAATAATAGATATAGGGATTGGTTTAATTTTTGTTACAGTGATTCAGTAAAGTCTGGATGCATTATTTTGGAAAATATTGTTGATGGATATTGCAGCAGAGCAAGAGAAAACGAAAAGAGCAGAATGCTTGAGTTGTTTAGAATAACTGCACAATTTGTGTTAGATTTTTTGAACGGTGCATATAATTTTTCAAGATTCAATCAATTTCCTAAGGAACATTGA
- a CDS encoding cytochrome c oxidase subunit 3, producing the protein MKSKEHDFHLVDPSPWPIAVSAAILILALGLVGALHKQIVGMFCLVLGISAVSGVLFYWWRDVIREAIYDKCHTAIVKHGLKFAMYLFILSEVVFFIVFFCSFFKAWLDPVFLFEAFSPAKKVEWPPEGILPPDPWSLPFMNTLILLLSGTTITWANHSLLKNDKKSMIKMLSITILLGVFFIIVQAIEYHEASFSLQETGEKLIYTSNFYMITGFHCAHVIIGIIFLSVCLFRARKGQFTLQDHLCFEFASWYWHFVDVVWIFLFLFIYWLSVY; encoded by the coding sequence ATGAAAAGTAAAGAACATGATTTTCATTTAGTGGATCCAAGCCCTTGGCCAATTGCTGTATCAGCAGCAATTCTTATTCTTGCACTTGGATTAGTTGGCGCGCTTCATAAACAAATTGTCGGAATGTTTTGTTTAGTTTTGGGAATCTCCGCAGTATCAGGGGTGCTGTTTTATTGGTGGAGAGATGTAATAAGGGAGGCCATTTATGACAAATGTCACACTGCCATTGTAAAACATGGACTCAAATTTGCAATGTACTTGTTTATTCTCTCGGAGGTCGTATTTTTTATAGTGTTCTTTTGTTCATTCTTTAAAGCCTGGCTTGATCCAGTTTTTTTATTTGAGGCGTTTTCTCCTGCAAAAAAAGTTGAATGGCCCCCTGAGGGAATTTTGCCACCTGATCCGTGGTCACTACCATTCATGAATACATTAATATTATTGCTTTCTGGTACAACAATTACTTGGGCAAATCACTCTTTACTTAAAAATGATAAAAAGAGCATGATTAAAATGCTGTCCATAACTATATTGCTTGGAGTTTTTTTTATAATAGTGCAAGCAATAGAGTATCATGAAGCGAGTTTTTCTCTACAAGAAACAGGAGAAAAGCTTATTTATACATCCAATTTTTATATGATTACCGGTTTTCACTGCGCACACGTTATAATAGGAATAATATTTTTATCAGTGTGTTTATTTAGAGCACGGAAAGGCCAATTTACACTTCAGGACCATTTGTGCTTTGAGTTTGCCTCCTGGTATTGGCACTTTGTAGATGTAGTCTGGATATTTTTATTTTTGTTTATCTATTGGTTAAGCGTTTATTAA
- the ruvC gene encoding crossover junction endodeoxyribonuclease RuvC codes for MVKIIGLDPGISKTGWAIISLNEKNNIEFLGGGTISTDGKLGTGERLHIIFEQLKKVISLYSPNEAAVEKIFVNKNPKSSLTLGYARGVVILALKITKLTMNEYDANYVKKSITGNGHADKDQIIFMVKQIVKNLSIKCHHAADALAVAICHAYTKGSCFVE; via the coding sequence GTGGTTAAAATAATAGGTCTAGATCCAGGAATAAGCAAGACTGGGTGGGCCATTATCAGCCTGAACGAAAAAAATAATATTGAATTTTTGGGCGGCGGTACCATATCAACTGATGGTAAATTGGGTACAGGTGAACGCCTACATATAATTTTTGAACAATTAAAGAAAGTAATTTCCCTATACTCTCCGAATGAAGCTGCGGTGGAGAAAATTTTTGTTAATAAAAATCCTAAATCTTCACTAACTTTAGGATATGCAAGAGGGGTTGTAATTTTAGCGTTAAAAATAACAAAGCTAACTATGAATGAATATGATGCAAACTATGTAAAAAAAAGCATTACCGGAAATGGCCATGCTGATAAGGATCAGATTATATTTATGGTGAAGCAAATAGTTAAAAATTTGAGTATAAAATGCCACCATGCTGCTGACGCTCTTGCTGTAGCAATTTGTCATGCTTATACGAAAGGTTCTTGTTTTGTTGAGTAA
- the ruvX gene encoding Holliday junction resolvase RuvX produces the protein MLHRNPDEFLKSIPKDKRIMCLDMGEKQIGIAFSDKTQLIATAHSIYHRKNMSKDLGYLHRIFKENESGSMVIGLPLKMDEQETKWCKTIIQFANKIIKKYKVNIYLQDESFSTSIATHTLKITGISITKSKKIDDKISACIILQRTLDKINTIK, from the coding sequence ATGCTACATAGAAATCCAGATGAATTTCTAAAGTCTATTCCAAAAGATAAGCGCATAATGTGCCTTGACATGGGAGAAAAGCAAATAGGCATAGCATTTAGCGATAAAACACAGCTCATAGCCACAGCTCATAGCATATATCACAGAAAAAATATGAGCAAAGATTTAGGTTATCTGCATAGAATATTCAAAGAAAATGAATCTGGATCAATGGTAATAGGACTACCATTAAAAATGGACGAGCAAGAAACTAAATGGTGTAAAACTATAATCCAATTCGCAAATAAAATAATAAAAAAATATAAAGTAAATATATACTTACAAGACGAAAGCTTCTCAACATCTATCGCAACTCATACACTAAAAATTACTGGAATATCAATCACAAAATCGAAAAAAATAGATGATAAAATCTCCGCATGTATTATTTTGCAACGAACGTTAGACAAGATAAATACAATCAAATAG
- the gatB gene encoding Asp-tRNA(Asn)/Glu-tRNA(Gln) amidotransferase subunit GatB, whose amino-acid sequence MTKEDWEAVIGLEVHAQVSSNTKLFSSSSTEFGAEHNTQVSLVDAAMPGTLPILNYYCIEQAIRTGLALSAEINKYSYFDRKNYFYPDLPQGYQITQFFEPIVKNGRVFINDNEKEIRIARIHLEQDAGKSVHEESKTYVDLNRAGVALMEIISEPDLRSSAEAAECMKKLRQILRYIGSCDGDMEKGSLRCDANVSVRLKGSSTFGTRCEIKNLNSIRYIVQAIDYEIQRQIEILESGEEISQDTLLFDVASGKTKVMRSKEDASDYRYFPEPDLLPVEVSQDKIDLIQSSLPELPDQKKLRYIEELGINEYDANVITSDKAIADYFEELIKKHDSKLAVTWLTVELFGRLNKAGIDIVSSPIKANALSELLDFIVDGTISAKLGKQVFDSMFETGKPASLIIEEQGLKQITDRGQISEVIDKIINNNQDKVQEYKSGKTKLYGFFVGEVMKLTKGKASPDVVNSILSERLSN is encoded by the coding sequence ATGACGAAAGAGGATTGGGAAGCGGTAATTGGGCTTGAGGTGCATGCTCAAGTTTCTTCTAATACGAAGCTATTTTCTAGCTCATCAACGGAATTTGGTGCTGAGCATAACACTCAAGTTTCTCTAGTTGATGCGGCAATGCCAGGTACGCTGCCAATACTAAATTATTACTGCATAGAGCAAGCAATACGCACTGGTCTTGCACTTTCTGCAGAAATTAATAAGTATTCTTACTTTGATCGGAAAAATTATTTTTATCCTGATTTACCGCAAGGTTACCAGATAACCCAGTTTTTTGAGCCAATAGTTAAAAATGGTAGAGTATTTATCAACGACAATGAAAAGGAAATAAGAATTGCGAGAATTCATTTAGAGCAAGATGCAGGAAAGAGCGTTCATGAGGAAAGCAAAACTTATGTAGATTTAAATCGTGCAGGGGTTGCTTTAATGGAAATTATTTCAGAACCAGATCTCCGTTCATCTGCGGAAGCTGCAGAATGCATGAAAAAATTGAGGCAGATTTTGCGTTACATTGGTTCGTGTGATGGTGATATGGAAAAGGGATCACTTCGTTGTGATGCAAATGTTTCTGTCCGCCTAAAAGGCAGTAGTACATTTGGCACTCGTTGTGAAATAAAAAATCTGAACTCGATACGTTATATTGTGCAAGCTATAGACTATGAAATACAAAGACAAATTGAAATTTTAGAAAGTGGAGAAGAAATAAGTCAAGATACCTTATTGTTTGACGTTGCTTCGGGAAAAACAAAAGTGATGAGAAGCAAAGAGGATGCAAGCGATTATAGATACTTCCCTGAGCCTGATTTATTACCTGTTGAGGTAAGCCAGGATAAAATTGATTTAATTCAATCATCTTTGCCCGAGTTGCCAGATCAAAAAAAGCTGCGATACATTGAGGAATTGGGTATCAATGAATACGATGCAAACGTCATTACCTCCGATAAAGCAATTGCTGATTATTTTGAGGAATTGATAAAAAAACATGATTCAAAGCTCGCCGTTACCTGGTTAACCGTAGAGCTTTTTGGTCGTTTGAATAAAGCAGGTATTGATATTGTGAGCTCCCCAATCAAAGCAAATGCTTTGTCCGAACTCTTAGATTTTATCGTTGATGGAACAATCTCTGCTAAACTTGGCAAGCAGGTATTCGATAGTATGTTTGAAACTGGCAAACCTGCATCTTTAATTATAGAAGAGCAAGGCCTAAAACAAATAACCGATAGAGGTCAAATATCAGAAGTTATCGACAAAATCATCAATAACAACCAAGATAAAGTTCAAGAATACAAAAGCGGTAAAACAAAGTTATACGGATTCTTTGTCGGCGAAGTTATGAAACTTACCAAGGGAAAAGCCAGCCCTGATGTCGTGAATTCAATTTTGAGTGAAAGATTAAGTAATTAG
- a CDS encoding ankyrin repeat domain-containing protein: MKSAAGFDDVVLQCKQNKTTIHRFVQVKHKQDGTEKISVGSLLTKSGEFNLLKYFIAYLKIKSNGKFKGEMKYFAIVTNIDFDFTDSAQHEVRKLRMMSSGKNKEKEISVIRIDTQDEFLDVGDGVRYKFDNSIISYLQENKDFIKGKVGREVSDKEVEDFLNELVFAVNLPNESQLKELFKGEMSGRLAKKFGYVGDNEIFCNDLLEKISDWVKDIKGRFLSPEEGKEFFQKVELWASTLCGIERGVKKGNKGIDKIAKQQHKDSKTLNEIHAAVTAQNNKQRPHKKPYGPRDKKSKAREEGDIEESDEFDEIEALEFVKRALNIENNLQNKEIKKLAQELQYSQLALKLAVTYISEENIVFSHRGRKRIRVGGYLKKCEKIAEKLLDFKSEYKSDRYAKATFITWKITIDAIVQKKFGPEALSILEIMAYFSPNEIYIEEIFSQQVANDKEALWNAVELLNRYSMIKLRKGVVNIYRLVQKVTRLKLQEKGREEEVLRKALELINSYDVLIDNSIVASVWGYVSKYGELIDEFYFNPIYGKWKYTPLHSLAESGSYEAVRCVLTHMEEKHPDKFNCVVNARDGSDSTPLCSAVESGGLDIVQYFINKGADVNAKSRYGITPLHQAVYDGRVDIVEYLIGKGADINAKDENGNTPLHFAAIMGNFDTARVLLKRKADVNAKNNRGMTALHYATDFDHRDLVEWLLAHGASIL, translated from the coding sequence TTGAAGTCAGCTGCAGGCTTTGATGATGTTGTTCTCCAATGTAAGCAAAATAAAACAACAATACATAGGTTTGTGCAAGTCAAACACAAACAAGATGGAACTGAAAAAATCAGTGTAGGTAGCTTATTAACAAAGAGTGGTGAGTTTAATTTGTTGAAATACTTTATTGCTTATTTAAAGATCAAAAGTAATGGAAAGTTTAAGGGTGAGATGAAGTATTTTGCTATTGTTACGAATATTGATTTTGATTTCACAGATTCAGCACAACATGAAGTGAGAAAGCTGAGAATGATGTCGAGTGGAAAGAATAAAGAAAAGGAAATTTCAGTTATAAGAATAGACACACAAGATGAGTTTCTGGATGTAGGTGATGGTGTAAGATATAAATTTGATAATAGTATTATCTCATACTTGCAGGAAAATAAGGATTTTATAAAGGGTAAGGTAGGTAGAGAAGTCAGTGATAAAGAAGTCGAAGACTTTTTAAATGAACTAGTGTTTGCGGTTAATTTGCCCAATGAAAGTCAGCTAAAAGAATTGTTTAAAGGTGAGATGAGTGGTAGATTGGCCAAAAAGTTTGGCTATGTTGGTGACAATGAAATCTTTTGCAATGACCTTCTGGAGAAAATATCAGACTGGGTGAAAGATATAAAAGGACGTTTTCTTTCGCCAGAAGAAGGAAAAGAATTTTTCCAAAAAGTGGAGCTATGGGCCAGCACTCTATGTGGGATAGAACGAGGGGTAAAGAAAGGGAATAAAGGAATTGATAAAATAGCAAAACAACAGCATAAGGATAGTAAAACACTGAATGAAATACATGCAGCTGTAACAGCGCAAAATAACAAGCAAAGACCCCATAAGAAACCTTATGGTCCTCGTGACAAAAAATCGAAAGCAAGAGAAGAAGGAGATATAGAAGAATCAGATGAATTTGATGAAATAGAAGCTTTAGAATTTGTTAAAAGGGCTTTGAATATAGAAAACAATTTACAGAATAAGGAAATAAAAAAGCTAGCACAGGAACTACAATATTCCCAATTGGCTTTAAAACTAGCGGTTACATATATTAGTGAAGAAAATATTGTATTTAGTCATAGGGGTAGAAAAAGGATTAGAGTTGGTGGCTATCTGAAAAAGTGTGAAAAGATAGCAGAGAAGCTACTTGACTTTAAGTCCGAATATAAAAGTGATCGTTATGCTAAGGCAACTTTCATAACTTGGAAAATTACAATTGATGCTATAGTGCAAAAAAAATTTGGGCCGGAAGCATTGAGCATTCTCGAGATAATGGCCTATTTTTCTCCTAATGAGATTTATATAGAAGAAATCTTTTCACAGCAAGTAGCTAATGATAAAGAAGCGTTGTGGAATGCTGTTGAGTTACTTAATCGATATTCAATGATTAAATTAAGGAAAGGAGTAGTAAATATTTACAGACTAGTGCAAAAGGTGACTAGATTAAAATTACAAGAGAAAGGCCGAGAAGAAGAGGTCTTAAGGAAAGCTCTAGAATTGATAAACAGTTATGATGTATTAATAGATAATTCTATTGTTGCATCTGTTTGGGGATATGTGAGTAAGTATGGTGAGTTAATTGACGAATTTTACTTTAATCCTATTTATGGTAAATGGAAATATACACCGTTGCATTCACTTGCCGAAAGTGGCAGTTATGAGGCAGTTAGGTGCGTATTAACACATATGGAAGAAAAACACCCAGATAAATTTAATTGTGTTGTTAATGCTAGGGATGGATCTGACAGCACTCCATTGTGTTCAGCTGTTGAGAGTGGAGGATTGGACATAGTGCAATATTTTATCAATAAGGGTGCAGATGTCAATGCTAAGAGCAGATATGGTATCACTCCGTTACATCAGGCTGTTTATGATGGAAGGGTTGATATAGTAGAATACCTTATAGGCAAAGGGGCGGACATTAACGCTAAAGATGAAAATGGCAACACTCCGCTACACTTTGCTGCTATTATGGGAAATTTTGACACGGCTAGAGTGCTACTAAAACGCAAAGCAGATGTTAATGCTAAGAATAATAGGGGAATGACAGCATTACATTATGCCACTGATTTTGATCATAGGGATCTTGTGGAATGGCTTTTAGCTCATGGTGCATCCATCCTGTGA
- a CDS encoding YqaA family protein, with protein MENYFLLFTDSLVSSLVLPIHQGFVFNTMLYFRSYHTPLLMLFFGVLGSSLGGIVNWYLGRITISIRKSYRKLENEHKTPKIVKNLLICAVTLLSWVPALGSVIQILSGYFKLNLYTLAPLIILSNFFYLLYLILTFGV; from the coding sequence ATGGAAAATTACTTTCTGTTATTCACAGATAGTCTAGTATCATCATTAGTCTTACCCATACATCAAGGTTTTGTGTTCAATACCATGCTTTATTTCAGGTCGTATCACACTCCACTACTGATGTTATTTTTTGGAGTACTAGGATCAAGCCTTGGTGGAATAGTTAACTGGTATTTAGGTAGAATAACAATCTCTATACGAAAATCATACCGCAAACTAGAGAACGAGCATAAAACACCAAAAATCGTAAAAAATCTACTGATTTGTGCAGTTACATTACTTTCATGGGTGCCAGCACTTGGAAGTGTGATTCAAATTTTATCAGGTTATTTTAAGTTAAACCTTTATACCCTTGCCCCTTTAATCATTCTATCTAATTTCTTCTATTTGTTATATCTAATACTTACTTTTGGAGTATAA
- the cysS gene encoding cysteine--tRNA ligase: MVRLYNTLTKKKELFTPIDKDHVKMYVCGPTVYDTAHIGNARSVVVYDVLFQLLKFCYGKVTYVRNITDIDDKIINAASEKNSNIESISTYYTKAFHEDMRSINCAEPTHEPKATKNVDYIIKLIEHLLQSGHAYESDKHVYFNIESYHEYGALSGKKTDELVPGSRVEVNENKKHPGDFVLWKPANDIDYKLSSYWNSPWGEGRPGWHIECSAMSYAYLGKDFDIHGGGIDLQFPHHENEIAQSKSAFAGSMFAKYWIHNGFLTVNEEKMSKSLFNIVKVRDLLDSGIKGEVIRYALLKTHYRKPLDWTENVISDAQETLNKFYRLSRGLDTINIDESNAEISKDFIDALKNDLNIPEALAILHEMAAKINKMSNESEKLKLTESFVKSARFIGLLESNYEKWFAVDVNHQEIERLIDLRKIAKKNKNYDTADKIRDQLKQMGITISDNEDGTTTW, translated from the coding sequence ATGGTTAGGCTTTACAACACCTTAACAAAAAAAAAGGAGCTTTTTACACCTATCGATAAAGATCATGTGAAAATGTATGTTTGCGGACCAACAGTATATGACACAGCACATATAGGCAATGCACGGTCTGTTGTTGTGTATGATGTGTTATTTCAGCTACTTAAGTTTTGTTATGGCAAAGTTACCTATGTGCGTAACATAACCGACATTGATGATAAGATAATTAATGCAGCAAGTGAAAAAAATAGCAACATAGAAAGTATCAGCACATATTACACCAAGGCTTTTCATGAAGATATGAGAAGCATAAATTGTGCAGAGCCAACACACGAGCCAAAAGCAACGAAAAACGTAGATTATATTATAAAATTAATTGAACATTTGCTACAATCAGGCCACGCTTATGAATCTGACAAACATGTGTATTTTAATATAGAATCTTACCATGAATATGGTGCTTTATCAGGAAAAAAAACTGATGAATTGGTTCCAGGTAGCAGAGTTGAAGTTAATGAAAATAAAAAGCACCCGGGAGATTTTGTGCTGTGGAAGCCTGCAAATGATATTGACTACAAACTTTCAAGTTATTGGAATAGCCCATGGGGAGAGGGCAGACCTGGATGGCATATAGAATGCTCAGCAATGTCATATGCTTACCTTGGCAAAGATTTTGATATTCATGGTGGCGGCATAGATTTACAATTTCCTCACCATGAAAATGAAATTGCACAGAGTAAGTCTGCATTTGCTGGATCAATGTTTGCAAAATACTGGATACATAACGGTTTTCTTACAGTAAATGAAGAGAAAATGAGCAAGTCCTTATTTAATATAGTCAAAGTAAGAGATTTGCTAGATAGTGGAATAAAGGGTGAAGTAATACGCTATGCACTGCTCAAAACTCACTACAGAAAACCACTTGATTGGACAGAAAACGTTATTTCTGACGCACAGGAAACCTTAAATAAATTTTATCGGCTATCACGTGGTTTAGATACAATAAATATTGATGAAAGTAACGCAGAGATTTCTAAAGATTTTATAGACGCTTTAAAAAACGACTTAAACATTCCTGAAGCTCTAGCTATATTACATGAAATGGCTGCAAAAATTAACAAAATGAGTAATGAAAGTGAAAAGCTAAAATTAACTGAGAGTTTTGTTAAGAGTGCCAGATTTATTGGTCTTCTTGAGTCAAATTATGAAAAGTGGTTTGCTGTGGATGTAAATCATCAAGAAATAGAAAGGTTGATAGACTTAAGAAAAATTGCAAAAAAAAATAAAAATTACGATACTGCAGACAAAATAAGGGATCAGTTGAAACAAATGGGGATTACAATTTCTGACAATGAAGATGGTACAACAACCTGGTAA
- a CDS encoding exopolysaccharide biosynthesis protein: MSKNDKLTKSDKLASDILKEVADTNNNDSNKVTLFDIKTALHERGFSILIIIFSLPLSVPIPVPPGYTTILSIPLILFSLQLLFGFDSPWMPSWLERRSFQRSTLALVVEKTSPVLEKIEKFMKPRLSFIFYGPGEKILAFVMLLSALSIALPLPLTNFIPAIGTTLISLGIMSKDGFLSILGVLISLCGLLLTLVVVVKGPQLIIGAFSFLKSFVYG; the protein is encoded by the coding sequence GTGTCAAAAAATGATAAGTTGACTAAAAGTGATAAACTAGCTTCTGATATTCTAAAAGAGGTTGCAGATACCAATAACAATGATAGCAATAAAGTAACTTTGTTTGACATTAAAACAGCTTTGCATGAGCGCGGTTTTAGTATTTTAATAATCATCTTCTCCTTGCCGCTATCGGTGCCTATACCGGTTCCACCTGGTTATACAACTATTCTTTCTATACCTTTAATCTTATTCTCACTGCAGCTTCTATTTGGATTTGATTCTCCTTGGATGCCCAGTTGGCTAGAAAGAAGATCTTTTCAGCGTTCAACACTAGCTCTTGTGGTAGAGAAAACTTCCCCTGTATTAGAAAAAATAGAAAAATTCATGAAGCCAAGACTGTCTTTCATTTTCTATGGGCCCGGTGAAAAGATTTTAGCTTTTGTAATGTTGCTTTCTGCATTATCGATAGCTCTTCCATTGCCTCTTACTAACTTCATTCCTGCAATTGGTACGACTCTTATTTCGCTTGGCATTATGAGTAAAGATGGGTTTCTATCCATATTGGGAGTTTTAATATCATTGTGTGGGCTATTGCTTACTCTTGTTGTAGTAGTCAAAGGGCCACAACTTATCATTGGGGCATTTTCTTTTCTCAAAAGCTTCGTATATGGTTAG